In the Campylobacter showae genome, one interval contains:
- a CDS encoding DUF4209 domain-containing protein codes for MIKEIQQTTITKDDFLGINLDEILKGTKYFHDYSFKFADLCEENFTNGDLKVSKVFYLLRNACSMTLKPKSTNEPYEAGCIAGDCRSAILEDFTEQDLEFFESILDEITDCRLKSRIADILWILKSPKNIKFLEIAVNEYSKISLEPKSLNQFKIDAFERAIRLSRLSEITKNQYAEILNKILECFNKAESTDRYYCLRMSYLLDIAKLDKKRQPSIAEKLEKLADAFAKEEEFMAAIDYCQESQKWYKKLKNSRKIAETALKMANILIKKAKVSDSISSKIDLEQALKELRSIPAKDRNVLEIDQKIDEIRKLMGQNNHVIGSEMSLIATDKIDISHYQNNAKLAVKGKQLSEAVLCLANITANPLYEDIKKSSEKLLKKYLFSNLITQIYVDADGRKLQQVTTKDDRLKHEMYQQYHIHIELAVDGRILPTFWQILEEHRVSMRLIYDICRNSSLVPDSRTDIWAQGLYYGFDRNFLISSHLLIPQIEHLARILLQKEKIPTTTIDEYGVESEKSINSLLQEPKIYELLGRDLTEELKFLLTEPMGLNYRNKICHGLVSESPNSVDIYIWWLCLKLVVNNCVLFKDIY; via the coding sequence TTGATCAAAGAAATACAGCAAACAACGATAACCAAAGATGATTTTTTGGGTATAAATTTGGACGAAATATTAAAAGGTACAAAATATTTTCATGATTACAGTTTTAAATTCGCAGACTTGTGCGAGGAAAATTTTACAAACGGGGATTTAAAAGTAAGTAAGGTATTTTATTTATTAAGGAACGCTTGCTCTATGACCTTAAAACCTAAAAGCACAAATGAGCCGTACGAAGCCGGGTGCATCGCGGGCGATTGCAGATCGGCGATATTAGAGGATTTTACCGAGCAAGATTTGGAATTTTTCGAGAGTATTTTGGATGAAATAACCGATTGCAGGCTAAAATCAAGGATAGCAGATATTTTATGGATTTTAAAAAGCCCTAAAAATATCAAATTTTTAGAGATCGCCGTGAATGAATACTCAAAAATATCTCTAGAGCCAAAGTCGCTAAATCAATTTAAGATAGATGCATTTGAAAGGGCTATCAGGCTATCGCGACTATCCGAAATCACAAAAAATCAATACGCCGAAATACTAAATAAAATTTTAGAATGTTTTAATAAGGCGGAGTCGACCGATCGATACTACTGCTTAAGGATGTCGTATTTATTGGATATTGCTAAGTTGGACAAAAAACGGCAACCAAGCATAGCTGAAAAATTAGAAAAACTCGCCGATGCTTTTGCCAAAGAGGAAGAATTTATGGCGGCTATAGACTATTGTCAAGAGTCGCAAAAATGGTATAAGAAGCTCAAAAATAGCCGTAAAATAGCCGAAACTGCACTTAAAATGGCCAATATCTTAATAAAAAAGGCAAAAGTAAGCGACTCTATATCGTCAAAAATAGACCTAGAGCAAGCACTAAAAGAACTCAGAAGCATTCCTGCAAAAGATAGAAATGTGCTCGAAATTGATCAAAAAATAGACGAAATACGCAAGTTAATGGGGCAAAATAACCATGTTATTGGAAGCGAAATGAGCTTGATTGCTACCGATAAGATCGATATTTCGCATTATCAAAATAATGCAAAGCTAGCAGTAAAAGGCAAGCAACTATCTGAAGCGGTATTATGCCTAGCTAATATCACAGCAAATCCACTATATGAAGATATCAAAAAGTCATCCGAGAAGCTTTTAAAAAAGTATCTTTTTTCAAATCTTATTACTCAAATTTACGTAGATGCCGACGGAAGAAAACTACAACAAGTAACTACAAAAGATGACCGATTAAAACATGAAATGTACCAGCAATACCATATACATATCGAATTGGCGGTAGACGGCAGAATACTGCCCACATTTTGGCAAATTTTAGAGGAACATAGAGTGTCTATGCGTTTAATATATGATATTTGCAGAAATTCTAGCCTGGTTCCGGATAGCAGGACAGATATCTGGGCGCAAGGTTTATATTATGGCTTTGATAGAAACTTTTTGATTTCAAGCCATTTGTTGATACCTCAGATAGAACATTTGGCGAGAATTTTACTACAAAAAGAAAAAATCCCTACGACTACTATCGATGAATACGGCGTAGAATCGGAAAAAAGCATAAACTCGCTTTTACAAGAACCAAAAATATATGAATTGCTCGGGAGAGATTTGACGGAAGAACTAAAATTTCTACTAACGGAGCCGATGGGGCTAAACTACAGAAATAAAATATGTCACGGGCTGGTCAGCGAATCCCCAAACAGTGTCGATATTTATATTTGGTGGCTTTGCCTTAAGCTAGTGGTTAATAATTGTGTTTTATTTAAGGATATTTACTAG
- the ung gene encoding uracil-DNA glycosylase produces the protein MQIDKIQIEAGWKEALKEEFLSENFARVKENFLRAKAAGEVYPPNALIFNAFNLTPFNAVKVVILGQDPYHGAGQAMGLSFSVLRGVKIPPSLANIYKEIRDDLGIAEPNSGDLSYWAKQGVLLLNATLSVSAGQANSHSGFGWQEFTDAAIRKLSERSQNVVFMLWGNPAKAKIPLIDANKHLILTAAHPSPLARGAFFGCRHFSKANLYLAEHGKAPIDWDLNNAV, from the coding sequence ATGCAAATCGATAAAATCCAAATCGAAGCAGGCTGGAAAGAGGCGCTAAAAGAGGAATTTTTGAGCGAAAATTTCGCCCGCGTGAAGGAAAATTTCCTGCGAGCAAAGGCTGCTGGCGAGGTCTATCCGCCAAATGCGCTGATATTTAACGCCTTTAATCTCACGCCGTTTAACGCCGTCAAAGTCGTGATCCTGGGCCAAGACCCATATCACGGCGCGGGGCAGGCGATGGGGCTAAGCTTCTCCGTACTGCGTGGCGTCAAAATCCCGCCGAGCCTCGCCAATATCTACAAAGAAATCCGCGACGATCTGGGCATCGCGGAGCCAAACTCGGGCGATCTGAGTTACTGGGCGAAGCAGGGCGTGTTACTGCTAAACGCGACGCTAAGCGTTAGCGCGGGGCAGGCTAACTCGCACTCGGGTTTTGGCTGGCAGGAGTTTACGGACGCTGCGATCAGAAAGCTTAGCGAACGCTCCCAGAACGTCGTTTTCATGCTCTGGGGCAATCCCGCTAAGGCCAAAATCCCTCTCATCGACGCTAACAAACACCTTATACTAACGGCGGCTCATCCAAGCCCGTTAGCGCGCGGCGCGTTTTTTGGTTGTAGGCACTTTTCAAAGGCGAATTTATATCTCGCCGAACACGGTAAAGCGCCGATAGATTGGGATTTAAATAACGCGGTTTAG
- a CDS encoding phage integrase SAM-like domain-containing protein, giving the protein MTSKLITKIKNRPSYYYFDKALKDDKTITVKYCLFTDNEFEAKAIALKIKNEADNRRDPAQTKNFIDLPLRYKIRNIQKNIKNKSHRLSTTEYKEIFEKVISGIYGIVEADNDMLVDRKECQENDRPKKTQKSIKFTDIASRYAQNESKKSNSKNSGYYQRVARTLNVYFRRKTLGQISYQDCEDFQLHLLNNKKLNKKTINSYTCYASRMFDYTIKIGLISQNPLKLLSSFKIFQRSKIAEG; this is encoded by the coding sequence ATGACTTCTAAGTTAATAACCAAGATCAAAAATAGACCAAGTTACTACTATTTTGATAAAGCATTAAAAGACGATAAGACTATCACTGTCAAGTATTGTTTGTTTACAGACAATGAGTTTGAAGCCAAAGCCATCGCTTTAAAAATAAAAAATGAAGCCGATAATAGACGCGATCCTGCTCAAACCAAGAATTTTATAGATTTACCGTTAAGATACAAGATACGCAACATTCAGAAAAATATTAAAAATAAATCGCATCGACTATCAACGACCGAATATAAAGAAATATTTGAAAAAGTTATATCGGGTATTTATGGGATTGTCGAAGCCGACAATGATATGTTGGTCGATAGAAAAGAATGTCAAGAAAACGATAGGCCAAAGAAAACACAAAAATCAATAAAATTTACGGATATAGCATCCAGATACGCTCAAAACGAAAGCAAGAAGTCAAATAGCAAAAACAGCGGATACTATCAAAGAGTAGCTAGGACGCTTAACGTTTATTTTAGGCGTAAGACATTGGGTCAAATTTCCTACCAAGACTGCGAGGATTTTCAATTACATCTCTTAAATAATAAAAAGCTTAACAAAAAGACCATCAATAGCTACACGTGCTACGCAAGTAGAATGTTTGACTATACTATCAAAATAGGCCTTATATCTCAAAACCCGCTTAAGCTTTTAAGCTCGTTTAAAATTTTCCAAAGATCAAAAATCGCCGAAGGATAA
- a CDS encoding pyridoxamine 5'-phosphate oxidase family protein, producing MRRKDRELTVQEGLAIIDACEYGTVSCVDEAGEIFSVPISVVREGESVFLHGAPAGSKAKLLKDGKNVTLVCVSYARVPVLTDEQLDAIKDDGKALGAKVFTTEYKSAVAVTKACVVTDDAARLHALRLLSEKYTPKYMRTFDVAAAHGLKAMNIYELKIASITAKAKIIRD from the coding sequence ATGAGACGAAAAGATAGAGAACTAACCGTGCAAGAAGGGCTTGCGATCATCGATGCGTGCGAATACGGCACGGTCTCTTGCGTTGATGAGGCGGGCGAGATTTTTAGCGTGCCGATCTCGGTCGTGCGCGAGGGCGAGAGCGTATTTTTGCACGGCGCGCCCGCAGGCTCTAAGGCAAAGCTACTAAAAGACGGCAAAAACGTGACGCTGGTTTGCGTGAGCTACGCGCGGGTACCGGTTCTAACGGACGAGCAGCTAGATGCGATCAAGGACGACGGCAAGGCGCTTGGCGCAAAAGTCTTTACGACCGAATACAAATCCGCCGTCGCCGTAACTAAGGCCTGCGTCGTGACGGACGATGCGGCGAGGCTACATGCGTTACGGCTGCTTAGCGAAAAATACACGCCAAAGTATATGCGAACCTTTGACGTCGCGGCGGCTCACGGGCTAAAGGCGATGAATATCTACGAGCTAAAGATCGCGAGCATAACGGCAAAGGCGAAGATTATTCGGGATTAA
- a CDS encoding KpsF/GutQ family sugar-phosphate isomerase, translating into MSDTIKIAANVLKTEANELTRNAEILDVEFEKAVEVLYKTKGKVVVTGVGKSGHVGAKIAATLASTGTPSFFMHPTEAMHGDLGMIGKDDTLLAISFSGESEELTKILPHVQRFGVPIVAMARDKFSTLGKFSNAFVKLDVSKEACPLDAAPTSSTTLTLALGDALAVCLMQKRGFKKEDFANFHPGGSLGKRLFLKVKDVMRSENLPIVRWNASLKQAIDTMTHGKLGTVLIVDKDGVLDAILSDGDLRRALMREDFDLNDAAIKYATLKPKELNDKEMLAIDALALIERYKIQLLAVVENGVPVGVLHIHDLANLGL; encoded by the coding sequence ATGAGCGATACAATCAAAATAGCCGCTAACGTGCTAAAAACGGAAGCTAACGAGCTAACGAGAAATGCCGAGATTTTAGATGTCGAATTTGAAAAAGCGGTTGAGGTCTTATACAAAACCAAAGGCAAAGTCGTGGTCACTGGCGTGGGCAAGAGCGGGCACGTGGGCGCAAAGATCGCCGCCACGCTTGCTAGCACGGGCACGCCTAGCTTTTTCATGCATCCGACCGAGGCAATGCACGGCGATCTGGGCATGATCGGCAAGGACGATACGCTGCTAGCTATCAGCTTTAGCGGCGAGAGCGAGGAGCTAACCAAAATCCTGCCTCACGTGCAGCGTTTTGGCGTACCGATAGTTGCGATGGCGAGGGATAAATTTAGCACGCTCGGTAAATTTAGCAACGCGTTTGTGAAACTTGACGTTAGCAAGGAGGCCTGCCCGCTGGACGCCGCACCGACTAGTTCGACTACGCTAACGTTAGCCTTAGGCGATGCATTAGCCGTTTGTCTGATGCAAAAGCGCGGATTTAAAAAAGAGGATTTTGCAAATTTTCATCCTGGCGGAAGCCTCGGCAAGAGGCTATTTTTAAAGGTAAAGGACGTGATGAGAAGCGAAAATTTACCGATAGTGCGCTGGAATGCGAGCCTAAAACAGGCTATCGATACGATGACGCACGGCAAACTCGGCACCGTCCTTATCGTAGATAAAGACGGCGTTTTGGACGCTATTTTGAGCGACGGAGACCTTAGGCGGGCACTGATGAGAGAGGATTTTGATCTAAACGATGCCGCGATCAAATACGCGACGTTAAAACCAAAAGAGCTAAACGATAAAGAGATGTTAGCGATCGATGCATTAGCGCTCATCGAGCGGTACAAGATCCAACTCCTAGCCGTCGTGGAAAACGGCGTGCCTGTGGGCGTTCTGCACATCCACGACCTTGCAAATTTAGGATTATAA
- a CDS encoding YbaK/prolyl-tRNA synthetase associated domain-containing protein, translating to MSEQIFEKLKELLSTQNADFRAVSHASAKTSAEVAVARGTELGQGAKALVCVVKGGGAKRYVLAVLPADYKADLQLIAQELGGTRASLASPDEAMRLTDCVFGSVPAFSFHEELELIADPSLLARYAELAFNAGLLDRSIILNTKDYERIARPRLVKFATTN from the coding sequence ATGTCCGAGCAAATTTTCGAGAAACTAAAAGAGCTGCTAAGCACGCAAAATGCGGACTTTCGCGCGGTATCTCACGCTAGCGCCAAAACCTCGGCCGAGGTCGCCGTAGCGCGCGGAACGGAGCTAGGGCAAGGGGCTAAGGCGCTCGTTTGCGTCGTAAAAGGCGGCGGCGCCAAACGATATGTTTTGGCCGTGCTGCCGGCGGATTACAAGGCCGATTTGCAGCTCATCGCACAGGAGCTTGGCGGCACGAGAGCTAGCCTAGCAAGCCCTGACGAGGCTATGCGACTCACCGACTGCGTCTTTGGTAGCGTTCCGGCGTTTAGCTTTCACGAGGAGCTAGAGCTGATCGCTGATCCGAGCTTGCTTGCGCGCTATGCTGAGCTTGCTTTTAACGCAGGCTTGCTAGATCGCTCTATCATTTTAAACACGAAAGACTACGAGCGTATCGCGCGGCCGAGATTGGTCAAATTTGCAACGACGAATTGA
- a CDS encoding DUF5339 domain-containing protein, producing the protein MKKSLLVVAALGVMSVSAVAAELSPSCEEYFKLVDEFVEKTKDNPQMAAMKSTYESQKAQFAQLPKDSQEAACKPALDQMKQVIATLPK; encoded by the coding sequence ATGAAGAAGTCATTGTTAGTAGTTGCCGCACTGGGCGTTATGAGCGTATCTGCCGTAGCAGCAGAGCTTTCACCTTCTTGCGAAGAGTACTTTAAGCTAGTTGACGAGTTTGTTGAAAAAACAAAAGACAACCCGCAAATGGCAGCTATGAAATCTACTTACGAGAGCCAAAAAGCTCAGTTTGCTCAACTTCCAAAAGACTCTCAAGAGGCCGCTTGCAAACCTGCTCTTGACCAAATGAAACAAGTTATAGCTACGCTACCTAAATAA
- the imm40 gene encoding Imm40 family immunity protein, with protein sequence MNLVNDVVRIEEFFFRNICEIAYDYENAIKKIAVLKAKGQVIVGGDVIKYDGQAAEYTYDNWSFNSQEYTYDLHEYSAKKAIDYIEKYHNIDKDCFYTIYTSGML encoded by the coding sequence ATGAATTTAGTAAATGACGTAGTAAGAATAGAGGAATTCTTTTTTCGCAATATATGTGAAATTGCTTACGACTACGAAAATGCTATAAAGAAGATTGCGGTATTGAAAGCCAAGGGACAAGTTATCGTCGGTGGTGATGTTATAAAGTATGATGGGCAAGCAGCTGAATATACTTATGACAATTGGAGTTTTAATTCTCAGGAATATACATATGATCTACATGAGTATTCTGCTAAAAAGGCAATTGATTACATAGAAAAATATCATAATATAGATAAAGACTGCTTTTACACTATATATACATCTGGTATGTTGTAG
- a CDS encoding TonB-dependent receptor domain-containing protein, which translates to MGKFSIIAAAVLLSAASALAHTGGTDGKFKRADSNATGSVKLDMVSVTANRSETDVAKYTGQVSILGQNELVKSPSVIDALDSVPGVMLGNDYGRQVGQYYNIRGFGYQSEARVIIEQDGIKRSPSLFSNQISTFRVDNDLLKRVEVVKGASSVLHGSGAVGGIVSMKTKDVSDFINPGSDYGVTIGHRQESNHMNSNRAAVAAKPTENFGILLYGKHADFGKIKMARDGKRSGIKYAENDERVNTVFAKTEWAITDEHALEASVFNYHENFISGWQSLYWSEAGAIPTVGRLKQRDYSVIYKYTPLNNRWINFSAQYYNAKALNHRVRTGFSRGNPVNVDYKNKDDRWGVRLKNESLFDTGVLEHRLVTGIDYEHRKEDAIFWYNGELSDFGSFPNFYKDLGIYAQDVFSVGRFEFTLGGRFDKFKRGVKNGDRNSYSESRFSPKLGLAYEVFDGVNLLAGYAETFRGPTPNETSSAGPLNPHYWYIPNPDLKPEIAKEYEVGFSIDKQGLLGDDELYFKATYYDGNIKDMINLKARPDKGNPPFDAEAPGRRYGMYENVDNAKRRGIEIESKYAINNLTFSLGYDHTKIYDKATKKILTVYADKLTLGAMYRYEPWGLSLGGDMTHWFRPNNDEKYYVVRGQKYENVDETFTIVNFKGRWEPKNFDSYLLNKGLKISFGVNNIFNKEYIFANGLKDTSRVGKGRNFYVDFEKTF; encoded by the coding sequence ATGGGTAAATTTAGCATCATTGCGGCTGCGGTTTTGTTAAGCGCAGCCTCGGCTCTCGCACATACGGGAGGAACGGACGGCAAATTTAAGCGCGCCGATAGCAATGCTACGGGATCGGTGAAGCTAGATATGGTATCCGTCACGGCAAACAGGAGCGAAACCGACGTCGCAAAATATACGGGTCAGGTCAGCATTCTGGGCCAAAACGAGCTAGTCAAATCGCCGTCCGTCATCGACGCTCTTGACTCGGTGCCCGGCGTCATGCTAGGAAACGACTACGGCAGGCAGGTCGGCCAGTACTATAATATCCGCGGATTCGGCTACCAAAGCGAAGCGCGCGTCATCATAGAACAAGACGGCATCAAGCGCTCGCCTTCGCTCTTTTCTAATCAAATTTCAACTTTCCGCGTGGATAACGACTTGCTAAAACGCGTCGAGGTCGTAAAGGGCGCTAGCTCCGTTCTGCACGGCAGCGGCGCGGTCGGCGGTATAGTTAGTATGAAAACTAAAGACGTGAGCGACTTTATAAACCCCGGCAGCGACTACGGCGTCACGATCGGCCACCGCCAGGAAAGCAATCATATGAACTCAAATCGAGCCGCCGTCGCAGCTAAGCCGACGGAAAATTTCGGCATTTTGCTATACGGCAAGCATGCGGATTTCGGCAAGATAAAGATGGCTAGAGACGGCAAGCGATCTGGCATAAAATACGCGGAAAACGACGAACGCGTAAATACCGTCTTTGCTAAAACAGAGTGGGCTATAACCGACGAGCATGCCTTGGAGGCTAGCGTATTTAACTATCACGAAAATTTTATTAGCGGTTGGCAGTCCCTTTACTGGAGCGAGGCGGGTGCCATACCCACTGTAGGACGACTAAAACAGCGAGACTATAGCGTGATATACAAGTATACTCCGCTTAATAATAGATGGATAAATTTCTCCGCTCAGTACTACAACGCCAAAGCTCTAAATCATAGGGTTAGAACGGGCTTTAGCAGGGGCAATCCCGTCAATGTCGACTACAAAAATAAAGACGACAGATGGGGCGTCAGGCTCAAAAACGAAAGCCTCTTTGACACCGGCGTGCTAGAGCACAGGCTAGTCACCGGTATCGACTACGAGCATAGAAAAGAGGACGCGATATTTTGGTACAACGGTGAGCTTAGCGACTTCGGTTCGTTTCCGAATTTTTATAAAGACCTCGGTATATACGCACAAGACGTATTTAGCGTAGGTAGATTCGAATTTACCCTGGGTGGTAGATTCGATAAATTTAAACGCGGAGTCAAAAACGGCGATCGCAACTCATACTCTGAGTCTAGATTTTCTCCAAAACTTGGCCTTGCATACGAGGTCTTTGATGGTGTAAATTTACTCGCAGGCTATGCAGAAACCTTTAGAGGACCTACTCCAAACGAGACGTCATCGGCCGGCCCGCTAAATCCGCACTACTGGTACATACCAAATCCCGACCTAAAACCTGAAATCGCAAAAGAGTACGAAGTAGGCTTTTCTATCGACAAGCAGGGGCTTTTAGGCGATGACGAGCTGTACTTTAAGGCTACTTACTACGACGGCAATATCAAAGATATGATAAATTTAAAAGCAAGACCGGATAAAGGCAATCCGCCGTTTGATGCCGAAGCGCCAGGTAGACGCTACGGTATGTACGAAAACGTCGATAACGCAAAACGCCGCGGTATCGAGATCGAGTCCAAATACGCGATAAACAACCTTACATTCTCGCTTGGATACGACCATACGAAAATCTACGACAAGGCGACCAAAAAGATACTCACTGTTTACGCCGACAAGCTAACTTTGGGCGCGATGTATAGATACGAGCCGTGGGGACTGAGCCTCGGCGGCGATATGACGCACTGGTTTAGGCCTAACAACGACGAGAAATACTACGTCGTGCGTGGCCAAAAATACGAAAACGTAGACGAAACCTTTACTATCGTAAATTTTAAAGGCCGATGGGAGCCGAAAAATTTCGACAGCTATCTGCTAAACAAAGGGCTAAAAATCAGCTTTGGCGTAAACAATATCTTTAACAAAGAGTACATTTTCGCTAACGGCTTAAAAGATACTTCAAGGGTGGGCAAAGGTAGAAACTTCTACGTAGATTTTGAAAAGACGTTTTAG
- a CDS encoding type II toxin-antitoxin system VapC family toxin: MFLLDTNICSYLISSTEPYSQNILSHLTRYGKKDIFISSIAVAEMFCGIENSTQKELNLRLMGDFISNFGVLDFTSKCVASYGKIRLEMKNKNRRIGDMDMLIVAVALSNDLVLVTNNEKDFKDISDLRMENWTV, encoded by the coding sequence ATGTTTTTGCTTGATACTAATATTTGTAGTTACTTGATTTCTAGCACCGAGCCTTACAGTCAAAATATACTAAGCCATTTAACTAGATATGGCAAAAAGGATATTTTTATTTCCAGTATAGCGGTAGCCGAAATGTTTTGCGGTATAGAAAATTCCACTCAAAAAGAGCTAAATTTAAGACTCATGGGCGATTTTATCTCAAATTTCGGCGTTTTGGATTTTACGAGTAAATGCGTAGCAAGCTATGGTAAAATAAGGCTTGAGATGAAAAATAAAAACAGAAGAATAGGCGATATGGATATGCTGATTGTCGCCGTAGCGCTTAGTAATGATCTTGTTTTGGTTACGAATAACGAAAAAGATTTTAAAGATATAAGCGATCTTAGGATGGAAAATTGGACCGTTTGA
- a CDS encoding pseudouridine synthase, protein MQKNRLNKFISHNTSYSRREADELIKQGKVSVNGRVVSELATSVSDEDKVKINGRIVRLKKEFTVIVYHKQKGELVSKKDDRGRKTIYDSLDRQFAKFVSIGRLDYASEGLLLLTDAPAIATALMNSDVEREYYLKVKGEITPEVITAMNDGFFAADATKGAHAKTAIKSMEFKPFLDYKIFGSSGGFTKLKVVINEGQNRELRRFFGYFDLEVMDLKRVSFGCVDLGMLKPGKWRYFENGEYEALRDFLKVNNIRY, encoded by the coding sequence ATGCAAAAAAACAGACTAAATAAATTTATATCGCATAACACGAGTTATTCGCGTAGAGAGGCCGACGAGCTCATAAAGCAGGGCAAAGTTAGCGTAAACGGCCGCGTAGTTAGCGAGCTAGCTACTAGCGTTAGCGATGAAGACAAAGTAAAGATAAACGGCCGAATAGTGAGGCTAAAAAAAGAATTTACCGTGATCGTTTATCACAAACAAAAAGGCGAGCTGGTTAGTAAAAAAGACGACCGCGGACGTAAAACGATCTATGATAGTTTGGACCGACAGTTTGCTAAATTTGTTAGTATCGGGCGACTTGACTACGCTAGCGAGGGGTTACTTTTACTAACGGACGCCCCGGCGATCGCGACTGCGCTGATGAACAGCGACGTAGAGCGCGAATACTATCTAAAGGTAAAAGGCGAGATAACGCCTGAGGTTATAACGGCGATGAATGATGGCTTTTTTGCCGCGGACGCTACCAAGGGCGCGCATGCTAAAACCGCGATAAAATCGATGGAATTTAAGCCGTTTTTGGACTATAAAATTTTTGGCTCGAGCGGCGGCTTTACGAAGCTAAAAGTCGTGATAAACGAGGGACAAAACCGTGAACTACGCCGCTTTTTCGGCTATTTCGACCTTGAGGTAATGGATCTAAAACGCGTTAGTTTCGGTTGCGTAGATCTTGGTATGCTAAAGCCCGGTAAATGGCGATATTTTGAAAACGGCGAATACGAAGCGCTCAGGGATTTTTTAAAGGTTAATAATATTAGATATTAG